A region of Bacteroidota bacterium DNA encodes the following proteins:
- a CDS encoding T9SS type A sorting domain-containing protein — protein MGLAFSPNGRFLYASDKISLNQYDLHSITGHDSVRLYTIDSSDDYAIRLLQLAPNEKIYLSTWHGGAFALHVINKPNELGIGCDFQFNDQQCISGNTNNLPNMVNYKLGGLMGSGCDTIINSVSDLQGDRFKVSISPNPASDKVDIVIKGSKEDLRMMVYNNLGEIVGNAVVNHYVEFDVSNFTNGVYQVCFISPNGTVSSSRLVVAR, from the coding sequence ATGGGTTTAGCATTTAGTCCCAATGGAAGGTTTCTTTACGCTTCTGATAAAATCAGCTTAAATCAATATGATCTCCATAGCATAACCGGCCATGATTCGGTGCGTTTATATACCATTGACAGTAGTGATGACTACGCGATCAGATTGCTGCAATTAGCCCCTAATGAAAAAATTTATCTATCAACCTGGCATGGAGGAGCATTTGCGCTCCATGTGATTAATAAACCCAATGAATTGGGAATAGGTTGTGATTTTCAATTTAATGATCAGCAATGTATTTCTGGGAACACCAATAATCTGCCTAATATGGTGAATTACAAGTTGGGGGGGTTAATGGGCAGCGGTTGTGATACCATTATCAATAGTGTCAGTGATTTACAGGGCGATAGATTCAAAGTAAGCATCAGTCCAAACCCCGCCAGCGACAAGGTAGATATTGTAATAAAAGGCAGCAAGGAGGATTTGAGGATGATGGTCTATAATAATCTCGGTGAAATCGTAGGGAATGCTGTTGTCAATCACTATGTCGAGTTTGATGTGAGCAATTTTACCAATGGAGTTTATCAGGTTTGTTTTATCTCTCCTAATGGAACAGTTTCTTCAAGCCGCTTAGTTGTTGCAAGGTAG